Proteins encoded together in one Prunus dulcis chromosome 3, ALMONDv2, whole genome shotgun sequence window:
- the LOC117622584 gene encoding aquaporin NIP6-1 isoform X2 encodes MDNNNEEVPSAPSTPVTPGTPGAPLFGGFKADHRSSGIGRKSLLKSCSRCFTVEDWALEEGTLPKVSCALPHPPVSLARKVGAEFLGTFILIFAGTATAIVNQKTQGTETLIGLAASTGLAVMIVILSTGHISGAHLNPSVTIAFAALKHFSWKHVPVYVGAQVLASICAAFALKVIFHPIMGGGVTVPSGSYGQAFALEFIISFNLMFVVTAVATDTRAVGELAGIAVGATVMLNILIAGYVRNPNLFYCKISLSAGWLNNECMSYVTVKSSVHGKQQELP; translated from the exons ATGGACAATAATAATGAGGAAGTTCCATCAGCTCCTTCAACTCCTGTAACACCAGGCACTCCTGGGGCTCCTCTCTTTGGTGGGTTCAAGGCAGATCACAGAAGCAGTGGGATTGGTAGGAAATCACTCCTCAAGAGCTGCAGCAGATGCTTCACTGTTGAAGATTGGGCTTTGGAAGAAGGCACATTGCCTAAAGTTTCTTGTGCTTTGCCTCACCCTCCTGTCTCACTTGCAAGAAAG GTAGGAGCTGAATTTTTGGGCACTTTCATACTGATCTTTGCTGGAACAGCCACAGCCATAGTGAACCAGAAGACACAAGGCACAGAAACCCTCATAGGCCTTGCAGCCTCCACTGGCCTAGCTGTTATGATTGTGATTCTATCAACAGGCCACATCTCCGGGGCCCACCTCAACCCATCTGTCACCATAGCCTTTGCTGCACTGAAGCACTTCTCATGGAAGCAT GTGCCAGTTTACGTTGGAGCACAAGTTTTGGCATCAATCTGTGCTGCATTTGCATTGAAAGTGATTTTTCACCCCATAATGGGTGGTGGAGTTACAGTTCCTTCAGGAAGCTATGGCCAGGCTTTTGCTTTGGAATTCATTATTAGCTTCAACCTCATGTTTGTTGTCACGGCTGTAGCCACCGACACTAGAGCT GTGGGAGAATTGGCGGGAATCGCGGTGGGAGCAACTGTCATGCTCAACATACTCATAGCTGGGTATGTCAGAAACCCCAACCTATTTTACTGCAAAATCTCACTTTCGGCTGGTTGGCTGAATAATGAATGCATGAGCTATGTTACAGTCAAGTCCTCCGTGCACG GGAAACAACAGGAGCTTCCATGA
- the LOC117622584 gene encoding aquaporin NIP6-1 isoform X1 translates to MDNNNEEVPSAPSTPVTPGTPGAPLFGGFKADHRSSGIGRKSLLKSCSRCFTVEDWALEEGTLPKVSCALPHPPVSLARKVGAEFLGTFILIFAGTATAIVNQKTQGTETLIGLAASTGLAVMIVILSTGHISGAHLNPSVTIAFAALKHFSWKHVPVYVGAQVLASICAAFALKVIFHPIMGGGVTVPSGSYGQAFALEFIISFNLMFVVTAVATDTRAVGELAGIAVGATVMLNILIAGETTGASMNPVRTLGPAIAANNYKAIWVYLTAPFLGALFGAGTYTAVKLPEEDGDHIEKPSTRSFRR, encoded by the exons ATGGACAATAATAATGAGGAAGTTCCATCAGCTCCTTCAACTCCTGTAACACCAGGCACTCCTGGGGCTCCTCTCTTTGGTGGGTTCAAGGCAGATCACAGAAGCAGTGGGATTGGTAGGAAATCACTCCTCAAGAGCTGCAGCAGATGCTTCACTGTTGAAGATTGGGCTTTGGAAGAAGGCACATTGCCTAAAGTTTCTTGTGCTTTGCCTCACCCTCCTGTCTCACTTGCAAGAAAG GTAGGAGCTGAATTTTTGGGCACTTTCATACTGATCTTTGCTGGAACAGCCACAGCCATAGTGAACCAGAAGACACAAGGCACAGAAACCCTCATAGGCCTTGCAGCCTCCACTGGCCTAGCTGTTATGATTGTGATTCTATCAACAGGCCACATCTCCGGGGCCCACCTCAACCCATCTGTCACCATAGCCTTTGCTGCACTGAAGCACTTCTCATGGAAGCAT GTGCCAGTTTACGTTGGAGCACAAGTTTTGGCATCAATCTGTGCTGCATTTGCATTGAAAGTGATTTTTCACCCCATAATGGGTGGTGGAGTTACAGTTCCTTCAGGAAGCTATGGCCAGGCTTTTGCTTTGGAATTCATTATTAGCTTCAACCTCATGTTTGTTGTCACGGCTGTAGCCACCGACACTAGAGCT GTGGGAGAATTGGCGGGAATCGCGGTGGGAGCAACTGTCATGCTCAACATACTCATAGCTGG GGAAACAACAGGAGCTTCCATGAACCCAGTGAGAACATTAGGGCCAGCCATAGCTGCAAACAACTACAAAGCCATATGGGTCTACCTCACTGCACCATTTCTCGGGGCACTCTTTGGGGCGGGAACTTATACGGCTGTCAAGCTGCCCGAGGAAGATGGTGACCATATTGAAAAGCCTTCAACAAGGAGCTTCAGAAGATGA
- the LOC117622747 gene encoding uncharacterized protein LOC117622747, with product MDDNDPWLAPDKLHHVLFCFSFTLVFSTLAARTRYPFLRRHSIRVGSILSLLAGAAKEFADELGFFRSAGASAKDAAADILGVLIGSLVLYLMKYTTRPENETGRIKEDSMV from the coding sequence ATGGACGACAATGATCCGTGGTTAGCCCCAGACAAGCTTCACCATGTTCTCTTCTGCTTCTCTTTCACCCTCGTCTTCTCCACATTAGCCGCCCGAACCCGGTATCCGTTTCTACGTCGTCACTCTATTCGGGTCGgatccattctctctctcttagcCGGCGCAGCCAAGGAGTTCGCTGACGAGCTCGGGTTCTTCAGGTCCGCCGGGGCCTCCGCTAAAGACGCCGCCGCCGATATCCTCGGCGTCCTGATCGGTTCCCTTGTGCTCTATTTGATGAAGTACACGACTCGACCCGAGAATGAGACGGGTCGGATCAAGGAGGATTCGATGGTCTGA